A portion of the Juglans microcarpa x Juglans regia isolate MS1-56 chromosome 1D, Jm3101_v1.0, whole genome shotgun sequence genome contains these proteins:
- the LOC121242186 gene encoding endo-1,3;1,4-beta-D-glucanase-like: MQTCVPNETIRFTGQVEKRKPHSPNVKIEHGLRLRFVVLCSVDWQRMSGPQCCSNPPTLNLSAGAGYVEPLGGLSSYVSGHPDSKLAIILISDVFGYGAPNLRKLADKVAAAGFYAVVPDFFHGDPFVYENADRPLPVWLKDHGTDKGFEDAMPVIEAVKNKGISGVGAAGFCWGAKVVIELAKSELIQAAVLLHPSFVTVDDIKGVKVPTAVLGAEIDKYSPIELLKQFEEVLAAKSEVDGYVKIFPKVAHGWTVRYDVEDEAAVKSAEESHQNLLEWFDKHVKRVGNVKLENRLSSGL; encoded by the exons ATGCAAACTTGTGTCCCAAATGAAACCATACGTTTTACCGGTCAAGTAGAAAAACGGAAACCCCACAGTCCAAACGTAAAGATAGAACACGGTCTGCGTTTACGTTTCGTTGTTCTGTGTTCCGTTGACTGGCAAAGAATGTCAGGCCCTCAGTGCTGCTCCAATCCACCAACCCTGAACCTAAGCGCCGGTGCTGGCTATGTTGAACCGCTCGGTGGCCTCAGCAGCTACGTCTCTGGCCACCCCGACTCCAAGCTTGCCATCATTCTCATCTCCGACGTCTTTG GTTATGGGGCTCCAAACTTGAG GAAGCTTGCAGACAAGGTTGCAGCTGCTGGATTTTATGCTGTGGTCCCTGACTTCTTTCATGGAGATCCATTTGTGTATGAAAATGCTGATAGGCCTCTACCAGTTTGGCTGAAGGATCATGGAACG gATAAAGGATTTGAGGATGCAATGCCAGTAATTGAAGCTGTAAAAAATAAAGGTATTTCTGGAGTTGGGGCTGCAGGCTTTTGCTGGGGTG CCAAGGTTGTGATTGAACTGGCAAAGTCTGAGCTTATCCAAGCTGCAGTGCTTTTACATCCTTCATTTGTCACTGTGGACGATATCAAAG GGGTTAAGGTTCCTACTGCAGTTCTAGGAGCCGAGATTGACAAATATTCTCCAATAGAACTCTTGAAACAGTTTGAGGAGGTCTTAGCAGCTAAATCTGAG GTGGATGGCTATGTCAAGATATTCCCAAAAGTTGCTCATGGTTGGACAGTTAGGTACGATGTTGAAGATGAGGCAGCTGTGAAGTCAGCTGAGGAGTCCCATCAGAATCTATTAGAATGGTTTGATAAGCATGTGAAGCGAGTAGGAAATGTCAAGTTAGAGAACCGTCTTTCGTCTGGCCTCTAG
- the LOC121242201 gene encoding endo-1,3;1,4-beta-D-glucanase-like isoform X2 — protein sequence MSSSQCFENPPSLSPTSGAGNVQDLGGLQTYLTGPPHSKLAILLISDVFGYEAPNLRFDDPQFDRESWRKAHNTDKGYEDAKAIIAALKSKGASAIGAAGFCWGGKVALKLASSTDIKAAVLLHPSRVTEDDINDVKVPIAILGAEKDHVSPPEKMKQFGEKLSVKSEFDSLVKIFPGVAHGWTVRYKVEDELAVRSAEEAHLDMLNWLTKYVK from the exons ATGTCGAGCTCTCAGTGCTTTGAGAACCCACCGAGCCTTAGCCCAACCTCTGGAGCAGGGAACGTCCAAGACCTTGGAGGCCTTCAAACCTATCTCACTGGCCCTCCCCATTCTAAGCTCGCCATTCTTCTCATTTCCGATGTCTTTG GGTATGAAGCACCGAATCTAAG GTTTGATGACCCTCAGTTTGATCGAGAATCATGGAGAAAAGCTCACAACACA GATAAAGGATATGAAGATGCCAAAGCCATTATTGCAGCTCTGAAGAGTAAAGGTGCTTCTGCCATAGGGGCTGCGGGTTTTTGCTGGGGAG GGAAGGTAGCATTAAAATTAGCCAGTTCTACGGACATCAAGGCTGCAGTTCTGTTGCATCCCAGTCGGGTCACAGAAGATGACATCAATG ATGTGAAGGTTCCTATTGCCATATTGGGAGCTGAAAAGGACCATGTTTCCCCACCGGAAAAAATGAAACAGTTTGGGGAGAAGTTGTCTGTAAAATCTGAG TTCGACAGCTTGGTAAAAATATTCCCTGGTGTGGCTCATGGATGGACAGTGAGGTACAAAGTTGAGGATGAGTTGGCTGTCAGGAGTGCTGAAGAGGCCCATTTGGACATGCTAAATTGGCTTACCAAGTATGTTAAGTGA
- the LOC121242201 gene encoding endo-1,3;1,4-beta-D-glucanase-like isoform X1: MSSSQCFENPPSLSPTSGAGNVQDLGGLQTYLTGPPHSKLAILLISDVFGYEAPNLRKLADKVAAAGFFVAVPDFFFGDPIIRFDDPQFDRESWRKAHNTDKGYEDAKAIIAALKSKGASAIGAAGFCWGGKVALKLASSTDIKAAVLLHPSRVTEDDINDVKVPIAILGAEKDHVSPPEKMKQFGEKLSVKSEFDSLVKIFPGVAHGWTVRYKVEDELAVRSAEEAHLDMLNWLTKYVK; encoded by the exons ATGTCGAGCTCTCAGTGCTTTGAGAACCCACCGAGCCTTAGCCCAACCTCTGGAGCAGGGAACGTCCAAGACCTTGGAGGCCTTCAAACCTATCTCACTGGCCCTCCCCATTCTAAGCTCGCCATTCTTCTCATTTCCGATGTCTTTG GGTATGAAGCACCGAATCTAAG GAAACTTGCGGACAAAGTCGCAGCAGCAGGATTTTTTGTGGCAGTTCCTGATTTTTTCTTCGGTGACCCCATTATTAGGTTTGATGACCCTCAGTTTGATCGAGAATCATGGAGAAAAGCTCACAACACA GATAAAGGATATGAAGATGCCAAAGCCATTATTGCAGCTCTGAAGAGTAAAGGTGCTTCTGCCATAGGGGCTGCGGGTTTTTGCTGGGGAG GGAAGGTAGCATTAAAATTAGCCAGTTCTACGGACATCAAGGCTGCAGTTCTGTTGCATCCCAGTCGGGTCACAGAAGATGACATCAATG ATGTGAAGGTTCCTATTGCCATATTGGGAGCTGAAAAGGACCATGTTTCCCCACCGGAAAAAATGAAACAGTTTGGGGAGAAGTTGTCTGTAAAATCTGAG TTCGACAGCTTGGTAAAAATATTCCCTGGTGTGGCTCATGGATGGACAGTGAGGTACAAAGTTGAGGATGAGTTGGCTGTCAGGAGTGCTGAAGAGGCCCATTTGGACATGCTAAATTGGCTTACCAAGTATGTTAAGTGA
- the LOC121242278 gene encoding endo-1,3;1,4-beta-D-glucanase-like, translating into MSGPQCCSNPPTLNPSAGAGHVEQLGGLSSYISGSPDSKLAVLLVSDVFGYEAPNLRKLADKVAATGFFVVVPDFFHGDPYVPENTHRPIPVWIKDHGTDKGFEAAKPVLEAIKSKGFSAVGAAGFCWGAKVVVELAKAELIQAAVLLHPSLVTVDDIKGVKAPIAILGAEIDQISPPELLKQFEEVLTARSEVDGYVKIFPKVAHGWTVRYDGEDEAAVKPAEEAHQNLLEWFAKYVK; encoded by the exons ATGTCCGGCCCTCAGTGCTGCTCCAACCCACCTACCCTAAATCCAAGCGCCGGAGCTGGCCATGTTGAACAGCTCGGTGGCCTTAGCAGCTACATCTCTGGCTCTCCAGACTCCAAGCTTGCCGTCCTTCTCGTCTCTGACGTCTTTG GCTATGAAGCTCCAAACTTGAG GAAGCTTGCAGACAAGGTTGCAGCTACTGGATTTTTTGTGGTGGTTCCTGACTTTTTTCATGGAGATCCCTATGTGCCCGAAAATACGCATAGACCTATACCAGTTTGGATTAAGGATCATGGAACG GATAAGGGATTTGAAGCGGCAAAGCCAGTACTTGAAGCTATAAAAAGTAAAGGTTTTTCTGCAGTTGGGGCTGCGGGCTTTTGCTGGGGAG CTAAGGTTGTGGTTGAACTTGCAAAGGCTGAGCTTATCCAAGCTGCTGTGCTATTACATCCTTCTCTTGTCACTGTCGATGATATCAAGG GGGTTAAGGCTCCTATTGCAATACTAGGAGCAGAGATtgatcaaatttctccacctgAACTGCTGAAACAGTTTGAGGAGGTCTTAACTGCCAGATCGGAG GTGGATGGCTATGTTAAGATATTCCCAAAAGTTGCACATGGTTGGACAGTTAGATATGACGGAGAAGACGAGGCAGCTGTGAAGCCTGCTGAGGAGGCCCATCAGAACCTGTTGGAGTGGTTTGCTAAGTATGTTAAGTGA
- the LOC121242285 gene encoding endo-1,3;1,4-beta-D-glucanase-like produces MSGPQCCSNPPTLNPNAGAGHVEQLGGLSSYVSGFPDSKRVVLLIYDVFGYEAPNLRKLADKVAAARFYVVVPDFFHGDPYVPDKSDRPFQVWFKDHGTDKAFEVAKSVIEAVKSKGASAVGAAGFCWGAKVVVELTKSELIQSAVLLHPSFVTVEDIKGVRAPIAVLGVEIDNLSPPELLKQFEEVLAAKPEVDGYVKIFPKISHGWTVRYNVEDEAVVKSAEEAHQNLLEWFDKCVK; encoded by the exons ATGTCAGGCCCTCAGTGCTGCTCCAACCCACCAACCCTCAACCCAAACGCCGGTGCTGGCCATGTTGAGCAGCTCGGTGGCCTCAGCAGCTACGTCTCTGGCTTCCCCGACTCCAAGCGTGTCGTTCTCCTCATCTATGATGTCTTTG GTTATGAAGCTCCAAACTTGAG GAAGCTTGCAGACAAGGTTGCAGCTGCTAGATTTTATGTCGTGGTTCCGGACTTCTTCCATGGAGATCCCTATGTGCCCGACAAATCTGATAGGCCTTTTCAAGTTTGGTTTAAGGATCATGGAACG GATAAAGCATTTGAGGTGGCAAAGTCGGTAATTGAAGCTGTAAAGAGTAAAGGTGCTTCTGCAGTTGGGGCTGCAGGTTTTTGCTGGGGTG CCAAGGTTGTGGTTGAACTTACAAAGTCGGAGCTTATCCAATCTGCTGTGCTATTACATCCTTCATTTGTCACTGTGGAGGATATCAAGG GGGTCAGGGCTCCTATTGCAGTACTTGGCGTTGAGATTGACAATCTGTCTCCACCTGAACTCTTGAAACAGTTTGAAGAAGTCTTAGCTGCTAAACCTGAG GTGGATGGCTATGTTAAGATATTCCCCAAAATTTCACACGGTTGGACAGTTAGGTACAATGTTGAAGATGAGGCAGTGGTGAAGTCTGCTGAAGAGGCTCATCAGAACCTGTTGGAATGGTTTGACAAGTGTGTCAAGTGA